One genomic segment of Streptococcus salivarius includes these proteins:
- a CDS encoding ComF family protein — protein sequence MKCLLCNDWIESVPKLRDLITFNQREEYSCLSCKNQFKKLSKERCQNCNKELHRDTCIDCKLWMKKGYIPKHLAIYHYEENMKDYFSRYKFMGDYCLRKTFQKDIKNKLKPFLTKGFTIVPVPLSEERLAERGFNQVEGLIEGIPYQDIFEKRDIEKQSSKTRKERLSQDNAFCLKKGIDVPDKIIIVDDIYTTGSTLYQMVQLLEGIGIKEVLTFSLAR from the coding sequence ATGAAGTGTCTACTATGTAATGACTGGATTGAATCAGTGCCAAAATTAAGAGACCTGATTACGTTTAACCAGAGAGAAGAGTACTCCTGCTTATCTTGTAAAAATCAGTTTAAAAAACTTTCAAAAGAAAGATGTCAAAATTGTAATAAGGAGTTACATAGAGATACCTGTATTGATTGTAAACTTTGGATGAAAAAAGGCTATATTCCTAAGCACCTTGCCATTTATCACTATGAAGAAAACATGAAAGATTATTTTAGCCGCTATAAATTTATGGGAGACTATTGTCTTAGAAAAACATTTCAAAAAGATATAAAAAATAAGTTAAAACCATTTTTGACGAAAGGTTTTACCATAGTGCCGGTCCCATTATCGGAAGAACGCTTGGCAGAAAGAGGATTTAACCAAGTTGAGGGATTGATAGAGGGAATTCCCTATCAGGATATCTTTGAGAAAAGAGATATTGAGAAGCAATCATCGAAAACACGCAAGGAGCGTTTAAGTCAAGATAATGCCTTCTGTCTCAAGAAAGGTATAGATGTACCAGATAAGATTATTATAGTGGATGATATCTATACAACAGGATCTACTTTATATCAGATGGTTCAACTATTAGAAGGTATAGGTATTAAAGAAGTTTTGACCTTTTCACTAGCTAGATAA
- a CDS encoding DUF402 domain-containing protein, which yields MKLPKEGDFITIQSYKHDGSLHRTWRDTMVLKTTENAVIGVNDHTLVTEADGRRWVTREPAIVYFHKKYWFNIIAMIRDNGISYYCNLASPYILDQEALKYIDYDLDVKVFADGEKKLLDVDEYETHKKEMHYSPDIDYILKEHVKILVDWINNGKGPFSQSYVNIWYKRYLELRNR from the coding sequence ATGAAATTACCAAAAGAAGGCGACTTTATCACAATTCAAAGTTATAAGCATGATGGTAGTTTGCACCGTACTTGGCGCGATACTATGGTACTAAAGACAACTGAGAATGCTGTTATTGGCGTTAACGACCACACCCTCGTTACTGAAGCAGACGGAAGACGATGGGTAACACGTGAACCTGCTATTGTTTATTTCCACAAAAAATACTGGTTTAATATTATAGCCATGATTAGGGATAACGGCATTTCCTACTACTGCAATTTAGCTAGTCCATATATTTTGGACCAAGAAGCACTAAAATATATAGACTATGACCTAGATGTCAAAGTCTTCGCTGATGGTGAAAAAAAATTGCTAGATGTAGATGAGTATGAAACACATAAAAAAGAAATGCATTACTCTCCTGATATTGACTATATCTTAAAGGAACATGTTAAAATCTTGGTAGATTGGATTAACAATGGTAAGGGGCCATTTTCACAATCTTATGTTAACATCTGGTACAAACGTTATCTTGAACTAAGGAATCGTTAA
- a CDS encoding DUF1803 domain-containing protein has protein sequence MIIQFNPTKLCKQPFFMKIVNYLYLNQPVTLRAIKRQFPFQKNIDKLIEEFVKAGYIERFEKRYRLLISLVSDSSKIDLEQHFFIDDDSTCYFELLNRRFVTEISNSTNEVVIVEQTSITRDDLTISNYFYKLSENLPLSEEQNRLYDILGDVNPEYFLKHVTTFLLKYVRKEYALQKRRNIFVDALELLGYLVQVEEGRYLLNMDLDSEALVFSAKKD, from the coding sequence ATGATAATACAATTTAACCCAACTAAACTATGTAAGCAACCTTTTTTTATGAAAATAGTGAATTATCTATATCTTAATCAGCCTGTGACCCTGAGAGCAATAAAAAGGCAGTTTCCTTTTCAAAAGAATATCGATAAATTAATTGAGGAGTTTGTAAAAGCAGGCTATATTGAACGATTCGAGAAACGTTATCGTTTATTAATTAGTCTTGTGTCAGATTCTTCTAAAATTGATTTAGAACAGCATTTTTTTATTGATGATGATTCTACTTGTTATTTTGAACTATTAAATCGTAGATTTGTTACTGAGATAAGTAATTCTACTAATGAAGTTGTTATTGTTGAACAAACGAGTATAACGAGAGACGATCTTACGATTTCAAATTATTTCTATAAATTAAGTGAAAATCTACCATTATCGGAAGAGCAGAATAGATTATATGACATATTAGGGGATGTTAATCCTGAATATTTTTTGAAACATGTTACGACTTTTCTTTTAAAATACGTTAGGAAGGAATATGCACTTCAAAAAAGGAGGAATATTTTTGTTGATGCTTTAGAATTATTAGGGTACCTTGTTCAAGTAGAAGAAGGGCGTTATCTTTTGAATATGGATTTAGATTCCGAAGCATTAGTTTTTAGTGCAAAAAAAGACTAG
- the recX gene encoding recombination regulator RecX yields MKITKIEKKKRLYLLEIDKKESLYVTEDTIVKYMLTKEMILDKDQLEDIKSFAQFSHGKNLALYFISFKQRSEKEVKDYLFKHEINPHIIPKIIDNLKKDHWIDDYKLLESLAQQNLNSGDKGAYVLKQKWLQKGCNKQIIDDVLSQFDFSEIAIRVASKLLRKYQGKLPSKALKDKLTQSLINKGFSFQESKLAIDYLELEADEENEQALLYKEIDKQYQKFSKKYDGYELKQRLTQSLARKGYDFDAIASALREYL; encoded by the coding sequence ATGAAAATCACAAAAATCGAAAAGAAAAAGAGACTTTATCTCCTTGAGATAGACAAAAAAGAGAGTCTCTACGTTACAGAAGATACCATCGTTAAATACATGTTGACTAAAGAAATGATACTGGACAAAGATCAACTAGAGGATATTAAATCCTTTGCTCAGTTCTCGCATGGTAAAAACTTAGCTCTCTATTTTATTTCATTTAAACAACGTAGTGAGAAAGAAGTAAAAGATTACCTTTTTAAACATGAAATAAACCCTCATATAATTCCCAAAATTATTGATAATCTAAAAAAAGATCATTGGATTGATGATTACAAACTCCTAGAGAGTCTAGCTCAACAAAATCTGAATTCAGGTGATAAAGGGGCCTATGTGCTGAAGCAAAAATGGCTTCAAAAAGGTTGTAACAAACAAATCATTGACGATGTTTTAAGCCAATTTGATTTCTCAGAAATAGCCATTAGAGTAGCTTCAAAACTGTTACGAAAATATCAGGGAAAACTACCATCTAAAGCCCTAAAAGACAAATTAACTCAAAGCCTTATCAATAAAGGTTTTTCATTCCAAGAAAGTAAACTAGCAATCGATTATCTAGAACTTGAAGCAGATGAAGAAAATGAACAAGCCCTCCTTTATAAAGAAATTGATAAGCAATATCAAAAATTTAGTAAAAAATACGATGGTTATGAGCTTAAACAACGCTTGACACAATCTTTAGCCCGAAAAGGTTATGACTTTGATGCGATAGCATCCGCTCTAAGAGAATATTTATAG
- the hpf gene encoding ribosome hibernation-promoting factor, HPF/YfiA family: MIKYSIRGENIEVTEALRDYVESKLSKVEKYFNEDQELNARVNLKVYREKTAKVEVTIPTGSVTLRAEDVSQDMYGSIDLVVDKIERQIRKNKTKIARKHREKVPTGEVFSADFNNEQVEEAPAVEVVRTKNIELKPMDVEEAILQMELLGHDFFIYTDSEDHTTNVLYKREDGNYGLIEAK; the protein is encoded by the coding sequence ATGATTAAATATAGTATCCGTGGCGAAAACATCGAAGTAACTGAAGCACTTCGTGACTATGTTGAAAGTAAACTTAGCAAAGTTGAAAAATACTTCAACGAAGACCAAGAATTGAATGCACGTGTAAATCTTAAGGTTTATCGCGAAAAGACAGCTAAAGTAGAGGTTACTATTCCAACAGGTTCTGTAACACTAAGAGCAGAAGATGTTTCGCAAGATATGTATGGTTCTATTGACCTGGTGGTTGATAAGATTGAAAGACAAATCCGTAAAAATAAAACAAAAATTGCACGTAAGCATCGTGAAAAAGTTCCAACAGGAGAAGTGTTCTCAGCTGATTTTAATAACGAACAAGTTGAAGAAGCACCAGCTGTTGAAGTTGTAAGAACTAAAAACATTGAGTTGAAACCAATGGATGTTGAAGAAGCCATCCTTCAAATGGAGTTGTTGGGTCATGACTTCTTTATCTATACAGATAGTGAAGATCATACAACTAATGTTCTCTATAAACGAGAAGACGGAAACTACGGTTTGATTGAAGCTAAATAA
- a CDS encoding manganese-dependent inorganic pyrophosphatase, giving the protein MSKVFVFGHQNPDSDAIGSSYGYAYLKRQLGVDAEAVALGTPNEETAFVLDYFGVEAPRVVESAQSEGVNQVILTDHNEFQQSISDIKDVEVIEVVDHHRVANFETANPLMMRLEPVGSASSIVYRMFKENNVEVPKEVAGLLLSGLISDTLLLKSPTTHASDPAVAAELAEIAGVNLEEYGLAMLKAGTNLSSKSAEELIDIDAKTFELNGNQVRVAQVNTVDISDVLSRQAEIEEAINNSIKNNGYSDFVLMITDILNSNSEILALGSNTDKVEAAFNFVLDNNHAFLEGAVSRKKQVVPQLTESFNA; this is encoded by the coding sequence ATGTCTAAAGTTTTTGTTTTTGGTCATCAAAACCCTGATTCTGATGCAATCGGGTCTTCTTATGGATACGCTTATTTGAAACGTCAACTTGGTGTTGATGCTGAAGCTGTTGCTTTGGGTACTCCTAACGAGGAAACTGCTTTTGTTCTTGATTATTTTGGTGTTGAAGCACCACGAGTGGTTGAATCAGCTCAGTCTGAGGGTGTTAATCAAGTTATTCTTACAGACCATAATGAGTTTCAACAATCTATTTCAGATATTAAGGACGTTGAAGTTATTGAGGTAGTCGACCATCACCGTGTAGCTAACTTTGAAACTGCTAATCCATTAATGATGCGATTAGAACCTGTTGGATCTGCATCTTCAATTGTTTATCGTATGTTTAAAGAAAACAATGTTGAGGTTCCTAAGGAAGTAGCTGGTTTGCTTCTTTCAGGTTTGATTTCAGATACTCTTCTTCTTAAATCTCCAACTACACATGCTTCAGATCCTGCAGTTGCAGCTGAACTTGCAGAAATTGCTGGTGTTAATCTTGAAGAATATGGTCTTGCTATGCTTAAAGCTGGTACTAATCTTTCTTCAAAATCTGCTGAAGAACTCATTGACATTGATGCAAAGACATTTGAATTGAATGGTAATCAAGTTCGTGTTGCACAAGTTAATACAGTTGATATTTCTGATGTTCTTTCTCGTCAAGCGGAAATTGAAGAAGCTATTAATAACTCAATTAAAAACAATGGTTACTCTGACTTTGTCTTAATGATTACTGATATTCTTAATTCTAATTCAGAAATTCTTGCACTTGGTTCAAATACTGATAAGGTTGAAGCTGCTTTCAATTTTGTTTTAGATAATAATCATGCTTTCCTTGAAGGAGCTGTTTCTCGTAAGAAACAGGTAGTTCCTCAGTTGACTGAAAGCTTTAATGCGTAA